GCGAAGAGAAGAACTTCCGCCTCTCCGAAAACCGCGGGAAATGGGTGATTCTCTTCTTCTACCCCGAGGATTTTTCCGCCGTGTGCCCCACGGAGCTGCGGGCCTTCCGGGCGAACACGGCCCGGCTCAAGGAGCTGAACGCCGTCTTCGTCGCCGGCTCCACCGACGAAATCGAGAAACACAAGGAGTGGCAGCGGGGCGACCTGGGAAACCTGCCCTACCCCCACTTCACCGACCGCGACGGGACCATCTCGAAGCTCTTCGGCACGTTCATGGAGGACGCCGGCATCTCCACCCGCGGGACGTACATCATTGACCCCGAGGGCGTCGTCCGGGCCATCATGGTCACCGAGCCCAAGGTGGCCCGCTCGGTGGAGGAGACTCTGCGGCTCATCGCGGCGTACCAGACCGGCGAGGCCTGCCCGGTGGACTGGCATCCCGGCGACCCGACGCTTTAAAGGCCCGACTTTGGAAAATGTGGGCGGACCTAAACGGCGCGACGGCGGTCCGCCCCTACGTTAAATTGTCGTCCATCGGAATTGACCTCGTAGGGGCCGACCTTAAGGTCGGCCCGCAGAGGGGCCCCCCTACACCGCACACGTGCCGCCCTCTACGCAATCCTATTCCAACACCAGCCCCACCGCCGGGGTGAAGTCGCCGTCGTAGCGCCCGAGGGTAAAAGTCCGCCCGTCGGTCTCCACCACGCAGGCCCCCCGCTCGCGGACGTCGTAGAGCCAGCAGCCCGCCGCCGCCAGCCGCCGGCTCACCACATCCGACAGGCGCCCCCGGTCCGGGAACACCACCCCGTGCCCCGGCCTGACTCCCAACAGGAACGCCTCCGTCGTCCCGGAGGCCGAGCCGTGGTGCGCGACCTTGAGGAGGTCCACCGCCTCGGGCTCCCAGCGGCCCAGGAGCCTGCGCTCCCCGGGCGCCTCCAGGTCCCCGGTCAACAGCGCCTCGAAATCCCCGTAGCGCAGCAGGAGGACCAGCGAGGCGTCGTTGATCGCCGTCCCCGCGGGTCGGGGCCGGTCGGACGCCGACAGGACGGTTATCTCGAGGTTTTCGTCCCGGGTCGGGATGCGCACACCGCAGGCGGGCAGGAGCACACGGGCCCCGGAGAGCCGCTCGGCGAGGAGGTAGGAGAGGTACGTCTCGGTGACCTGGTAGTCCGGCGGGCGGTAGACGCGCTCCACCTCGAAGCGCCCGAAGAGCGGGATGAGGCCCGAGCAGTGGTCCGAGTCGGGGTGGGTGAGGCAGACGGCGTCGAGCCCGGTGACGCCGCACCGGCGCAGGTACTCCGCCAGGGGCTCGGCGTAGTCCAGGCCGCCGTCTATGACTATCCGGTCGCCCGCCGGGCTCTCGACGAGGACCGCGTCGCCCCGGTCCACGGAGAAGAAGGTCAGCCGCAGTCGGTCCGGGGTGTCGTCGCGCGAGAGGTGCCAGCCCCAGAGTAGCGCCACGAGGCCCAGGGGGACGACCAGGACCGGCCCCCACTTTTTCTTCCCCCTCCGCCAGGCCCACCATGCGGCGCCGAAGAGCGCCAGGGTCGCCAGCACCAGCCAGATCGCCGGCTGGCGCAGGTCGGCGGTCATCAGGGGGATGCGCGCGGCCCAGCTCACGAGGTCGTTCATCCCGCGCAGGACCAGCGAGAGCGGCGTTCCCAGGAACTGCGCCGCCGCCGGGACGCCGACCGCCGAGGACGCCGCCACCAAAAGCAGGTAGGGAACGCCGACGGCCAGGGCGATGCCCACCAGGGGGATGACGACCAGGTTCGTCAGGAAGGCCAGGATGGGCACCCGGGCGAAGTGGAGGGCCAGGAGGGGGTAGATGGCGAGCTGGGCGGCCAGTGTGGCCCCCAGGCCCTCGGCGATGAACCGCGGCACCTTTTTCCGCGTCATCCAGTCGGCCAGGGTCGGCGTCAACGCCGCGATGCCCGCCGCCGCCACGAAGGAGAGCTGGAAGGAGATGTCCCAGAGGGCGAGCGGGTTCAGCGCCAGGAGGAAGAGCCCCGCCGCGGCCACCGAGGTGCCCAGGTGGGCCGGCCGTCCCAGGAGCCTTCCCCCGAGGAAGAGGCCGGACATGAGGCAGGCCCGCAGCGCCGGCGCCCGCGCCCCGGTCAACAGGGTGAATCCGACTATGACCGCCAGGGCGAGGACGTACCGCCCCCGCCGCTTCAAGGGGAGCGCCCCGCCCAGGAGGAACGCCAGGTACCCGACGATGCCCACGTGGAGGCCGCTGACCGCCAGGATGTGGAATATCCCCGCGTCCCGGAAGCGCTCCAGGTCGTCCGGCTCGAGCTCGCCCCGGTCGCCGGTCAGAATCGCCCGGGCCAGCCCCCGCGCCTGGGGCTGGAGGGATTCGACGGCGCGGTCGTTGAGCCACTCACGCAGGCGGAGGAAGAGGGTCGCGGGGTCGTCGCGGGTTTTAGTGATTTCGACCGGGCCCGCGTCGCGCGCCCAGCCGGCCACCCTATTCGCCCGCAGGTACTCGCCGTAGTCGGGCACGAGCGGGTTGTCCGCCTCCCGGATCCCGCTCAGGTAGAACGCGCCCCGGAGGAGGTCCCCCGGGGAGAATTTTCGCCTATCGTCGCCGTACACGCCCAGGCTCAGGCGCGCGCCGGTCAGGTCCGCGAGGTCGTCCGGCGCTTCGGCGACCTCGACCCAGGCGCGCTCCCGTATCTCATCGCGGTCCACGGGGCCGACCACCCGGACGGTGAGCGTCACTTCGCCCAGCCCGCCGACCCGGGCCTCCATCGCCGCCTGATGCCCGAGGGCCCTCTCCGAGATTCCGGCCCCCGCCGCCAGGGCGACCACCAGCGCCAGCCCCAGGGCGAGCCTCGGCCTCCCCCGCCCGACGAGGAGGAAGGAGCCGGTCGCCGCCAGCGTGAGCGCCGGGGCCCACGCCGGACCGACGTCGAGCCAGCGGCCCGCCGCGATCCCGCAAGCGAAGGCCACCGCCAGGCCCACCAGTGGTGAACGCGGCGGTGGCGATTTCGTGTCACGCAGCACGGCTATTTCTTCTTCGCGCGCCTGGCCCTTTTCTCGCGCTCCCCACGGCGGCGGCGGACGGTCTCACACACCGCGGCGTACTCCACCGCCGGGTCCAGGAGCTTGCCCGCCTTCCGGGCGGCGAGCCAGCGCCAGACGACTATCCCGACCCCCAAGAGGAAGATGACGATTGAGATGACCTGGTTCTTGGACAAAAAACCGCCGAAGGCCCACATGTCTTCCTCGCGGAAGCGGAACTCCTCGATGAACAGGCGCCAGGCCCCGAAGAAGGCGATGGTTATCCCGAACAGCAGGCCGTGGAAGCGCTTCCACTTGCGCTCCACCAGAATCAGCAGGCCGAAGAGGGCGAACCCCGCCGCCGACTCGAAGAGCTGGGTGGGCAGGACCGGCGTGCCGGGCAGTATTCCGGTGCGCGGGGTGTAGTAGACCGGCGAGTTGTTGGGGAAGATCATCCCGAGCCAGGAGTCGGTGGCCCGGCCGAAGCAGCAGCCGTTGAAGAAGCAGCCGATGCGCGTCAGCCCCAGCCCCAGGCCCACCGAGGGCGCCACGATGTCCGTGATTTCCCACACGGGCAGCTTCTTGCGCCACAGGTAAACGAGCGACCCGACCAGGGCGAAGATGAACCCCCCGAAGAGCATCAGCCCGCCGTCCCAGATGCGCAGGAGCTGGACCCAGGGGTCGCCGTGGGCCGCGTACTGGTCGAAGTGGTAGATGAAGTGGAACAGCCGGGAGCCCACCACGGCGCAGATTAAAATCACCAGGGACAGGTCGTAGATGTGGCGGTGGTCTATGCCCCGGTTGCGGGCCCGCTGGGCGGCCAGAATCATCCCCAGGAAGAAGGACAGCGCCAGCATCAGGCCGTAGACCCGCAGCGTCAGCGGACCGATGGTGAGAAGGGTGGGGTGCATGGTTTACGCTTGCCCGTCGGGGCGGTTTGGCGGTAAAGTTAAGCGTAATCCTAGCCCCTGCCGGGCGATTAGTCAAACACTTTGCCCATGAAAGACCCCAGGCTCGGCATCACCGCCACCGTCCCCTCCGAGGTCGCCCTGGCCGCGGGGCGCGCGCTGGTGGACCTGAACAACGTCCTCGTCCGCGGGGAGAGCCCGGAGCGCGCCGTCCGCGAGGCGGAGTCCGCCGGTTTCCCGCGCAACTCCTGCGCCTGGATCAAGGGCGTATACGCCACCATCCGCCGCCTGGGAATCCCCGAGGTCGTGGGCGTCAGCCGGGGGGATTGCAGCAACACCGAGGCCCTGCTGGAGATTCTGGCCGACGACGGCCTCGCCGCCGTGCCCTTTGCTTATCCGGAGAGTCGCTCGCCGGAGGAGCTTTCGCGAGCCCTGGAGCGCTTCGCCGCCCACCTCGGGACGAATCTGGAAGAGGCCGAACGGTGGCGGGGGCGGCTGGCCGGCGTCCGGGAGGATTTGAACCGGCTGGACGGGCTGGTCGTTCAGGGTAAAAGGCGGGACGCGGCCTACTTCGATCTGGCCCTCTCGGCGAGCGACTGGGGCGGCGACTTGGAGAGCTACGCGGCCGCGCTGGAGCGGGAGCTCGCCTCGGGGGACGAGCCTCCCCCCGCGCCGGTCCGCCTGGCCTACCTGGGCGTGCCGCCGGCCTTCACCGACCTGTTGGCGCGGACCGCCGAGTTCGGCGCGGCCTTCGTCTTCGCCGAGATACCCCGCCAGTTCACCATGCCCTACCGCTCGCCCGACCTCGTCGCGCAGTACCTCGCCTACACCTACCCCTACGGCATGGCCTTCCGGCTGGGGGACATCCTGCCCGAGGTGGAGAAGAGGGGGGTGGACGGCGTGGTCCACTACGTCCAGAGCTTCTGCTTCCGGCAGATCGAGGACATCCTGCTGCGGCGGCGGCTCGATCGCCGACCGATACTCACCCTGGAGGGTGACCGCCCGGGGCCGCTCACGGCGCGGGACCTGCTGCGCCTGGAGAGCTTCGTCGAGACGCTTTTATTGCACAAGCCCGGCGGGGGACTGTAGGGGCCGACATGCGGTCGGCCCGCGGACGGGTGTGGACACCCGCCCCTACATCATCGCAGCCGGGTAGAGGGTTGCAGCGGCCCCCCTCTCCCCGTGGGAGAGGGGATGGGGGTGAGGGCTTCCTTATAATGAAGCGGGCCGACCTAAACGGCTTGCCGTCGGTCGGCCCCTACGTCATCGCAGCCGTAGAGGTACGTGTCTCCCTCTCCCTGTGGGAGCGGCGCGCCGAAGGGACCAAGGGTGAGGGCCACCTTATAAAAACGGGCGGGCCCAAAAACCCGCCCCCACATCAGCGCATACGCCGCGCCGCCCTAACCCTCCATCTCGAACACGAACCAGCCGAATTCGTTCCGCACCACCTCGAACGTGACCTTTTCCGTATCCTTCTGGCCGTCCTGGACGATGGTGACCTCCGTCTCCACCCGGGCGACCTCCAGGACGTCCACCCCCTCCTCGGAGACCTCCTCGGACTTCGTGAGCTTGGGCTCGGTCCATTCCTCGACCGACACGGCGCCCGACTCCACGTCGCCCCACATGTCGTAGAAGCGCTCCTGCATGTCCGTCTCCTGATTCCCCGAGTAGATGGTCATCAGGGCGGCTTCCTTGTCCTTGTCCCTGAGCGCCTGGAGGAAACGGTCCACGGTCCCCTCCGGGCTCCCGGTCTCGCCGCAGGCCAGAACGAACAGGACAACCGCGAAAACGGACAGGATAACCTTCTTCATCTTCACCTCCGGGGTCGGGGTTGACGTGTGCGAGCCCTGTGCACGCCCCATGCTAACTCACGCCGCCGAGCCGTGTCAAAGGGCCGCCCCCGACGCGCCGTCCGTTCATAAAGAGACACGATTTCGGATAAAATCTCAGGAAAATGCCGGACG
This is a stretch of genomic DNA from bacterium. It encodes these proteins:
- a CDS encoding peroxiredoxin; translation: MALLPIGSKAPDFTARALVDGEEKNFRLSENRGKWVILFFYPEDFSAVCPTELRAFRANTARLKELNAVFVAGSTDEIEKHKEWQRGDLGNLPYPHFTDRDGTISKLFGTFMEDAGISTRGTYIIDPEGVVRAIMVTEPKVARSVEETLRLIAAYQTGEACPVDWHPGDPTL
- a CDS encoding ComEC/Rec2 family competence protein; translation: MLRDTKSPPPRSPLVGLAVAFACGIAAGRWLDVGPAWAPALTLAATGSFLLVGRGRPRLALGLALVVALAAGAGISERALGHQAAMEARVGGLGEVTLTVRVVGPVDRDEIRERAWVEVAEAPDDLADLTGARLSLGVYGDDRRKFSPGDLLRGAFYLSGIREADNPLVPDYGEYLRANRVAGWARDAGPVEITKTRDDPATLFLRLREWLNDRAVESLQPQARGLARAILTGDRGELEPDDLERFRDAGIFHILAVSGLHVGIVGYLAFLLGGALPLKRRGRYVLALAVIVGFTLLTGARAPALRACLMSGLFLGGRLLGRPAHLGTSVAAAGLFLLALNPLALWDISFQLSFVAAAGIAALTPTLADWMTRKKVPRFIAEGLGATLAAQLAIYPLLALHFARVPILAFLTNLVVIPLVGIALAVGVPYLLLVAASSAVGVPAAAQFLGTPLSLVLRGMNDLVSWAARIPLMTADLRQPAIWLVLATLALFGAAWWAWRRGKKKWGPVLVVPLGLVALLWGWHLSRDDTPDRLRLTFFSVDRGDAVLVESPAGDRIVIDGGLDYAEPLAEYLRRCGVTGLDAVCLTHPDSDHCSGLIPLFGRFEVERVYRPPDYQVTETYLSYLLAERLSGARVLLPACGVRIPTRDENLEITVLSASDRPRPAGTAINDASLVLLLRYGDFEALLTGDLEAPGERRLLGRWEPEAVDLLKVAHHGSASGTTEAFLLGVRPGHGVVFPDRGRLSDVVSRRLAAAGCWLYDVRERGACVVETDGRTFTLGRYDGDFTPAVGLVLE
- the lgt gene encoding prolipoprotein diacylglyceryl transferase, which codes for MHPTLLTIGPLTLRVYGLMLALSFFLGMILAAQRARNRGIDHRHIYDLSLVILICAVVGSRLFHFIYHFDQYAAHGDPWVQLLRIWDGGLMLFGGFIFALVGSLVYLWRKKLPVWEITDIVAPSVGLGLGLTRIGCFFNGCCFGRATDSWLGMIFPNNSPVYYTPRTGILPGTPVLPTQLFESAAGFALFGLLILVERKWKRFHGLLFGITIAFFGAWRLFIEEFRFREEDMWAFGGFLSKNQVISIVIFLLGVGIVVWRWLAARKAGKLLDPAVEYAAVCETVRRRRGEREKRARRAKKK
- a CDS encoding 2-hydroxyacyl-CoA dehydratase, which codes for MKDPRLGITATVPSEVALAAGRALVDLNNVLVRGESPERAVREAESAGFPRNSCAWIKGVYATIRRLGIPEVVGVSRGDCSNTEALLEILADDGLAAVPFAYPESRSPEELSRALERFAAHLGTNLEEAERWRGRLAGVREDLNRLDGLVVQGKRRDAAYFDLALSASDWGGDLESYAAALERELASGDEPPPAPVRLAYLGVPPAFTDLLARTAEFGAAFVFAEIPRQFTMPYRSPDLVAQYLAYTYPYGMAFRLGDILPEVEKRGVDGVVHYVQSFCFRQIEDILLRRRLDRRPILTLEGDRPGPLTARDLLRLESFVETLLLHKPGGGL